The genomic stretch TCGAGGAGCGAGCCGCCGTCGGAAGGGGCCGACAGGTTGGACCATCGCATGGCAGGAATTCGAACACATGTTCGATCTGCTTGTCCAGTCACGTCCGGCGTGTCGCCGGGGCCACCCGGCGGGAACGCGTCAGGCCCGCGAACCGAACCGGTTCGCGGGCCTGACGAGGAAAAACAGGTGCGTCAGTGGCTGTGGGCCGCAAGCTGCTGGCGTACCTCGTCCATGTCGAGCTTCTCCACCTGCTCGATCAGGTTCTCGAGGGCCGACTCGGGAAGAGCGCCCGGCTGCGAGAAGACGATGACGCCGTCACGAACGGCCATGATCGTCGGGATCGAGCGGATGTCGAACTTCGCGGCGAGCGCCTGCTCGGCCTCGGTGTCGACCTTGCCGAAGGTGATGTTCTGGTGCTTCTCGGACGACCGCTCATAGGTCGGAGCGAAGCGGACGCACGGCCCGCACCAGCTTGCCCAGAAGTCGACCAGGACGATGCCGTCCTTGCCGGTGACCTCGTCGAAGTTCTCAGCGGTCAGCGCAACCGTCGCCATGTTGTCTCCGTCCACGGGAAATTGGCTTTCGTGCGATGAAAC from Paractinoplanes brasiliensis encodes the following:
- the trxA gene encoding thioredoxin, which produces MATVALTAENFDEVTGKDGIVLVDFWASWCGPCVRFAPTYERSSEKHQNITFGKVDTEAEQALAAKFDIRSIPTIMAVRDGVIVFSQPGALPESALENLIEQVEKLDMDEVRQQLAAHSH